In the genome of Streptomyces pactum, one region contains:
- a CDS encoding SpoIIE family protein phosphatase, protein MITARAAATFDPVGRSVASARTFVRDTLQGWGLGDIVDDAVVLTSELVTNAVVHAGTAAEVSCVRADDGVRVEVADRYPERELPVENAGRNYGSPDREGGRGLLLCAALASRWGVEYSAARKRVWFQLDFPDRPAGTRSAGPALPPEALPVTDARVRVAVVQIDHTAAVSSWNDDARALFGHAPEQVVGKPLTDLAAWPHTPGTGTGIAEALQLSRWEGSYGIRGADGRIIPVYASHLRVRNADGEPSTVCLLVRDHERAVLQSPVRGPAAGDGTGPADRGSPADAFEVFIGSPAPDDLDGLLQRTVERARDMLDGDAAYLLLATDDETELEVRASTGLPSARQRFARVPVEAGSGRYGSARMPAVHEDLTVVPGAVPLLANTGMRSVVTVPLKVEGRLTGSIGVAAEAPGRYTNEEALRLQFAADRIALAVESARLTELERLRRGSLSFLVEASDLLAGTLDRDQTLALMAQMTVPTLATWCAVYTIADPSSDPELSYVLHEDEDRIDGLKALLAKVPPPEPVLAPGARVWSAPAEAANAAALRTTLRSLNLGDSARPSSGPGATLATAAAVGGETVVLPLVARNRAIGMLTLGKPTDEHFRQEILELAEDLSRRAALALDNARLYSERTAISQSLQRSLLPPELPEVPGVEVEVIYRAAGEGNEVGGDFYDVFPIRDGAYGFAIGDVCGTGPEAAAVTGLARHALRLLAREGFGGPAVLERLNAAILDEGARSRFLTLLYGELWPQPDGSARLKVVCAGHPLPLRLRPDGRVEPAAEPQPLLGVMDDLELYEESVTLDPGDVLLCVTDGVTERREGSRMLGDDGLADVLTTCTGLTAGAVAARVLRAVERFAAAPPSDDMAILAMRVPEPRTAPDQPPARN, encoded by the coding sequence GTGATCACGGCGCGGGCGGCCGCCACCTTCGATCCGGTGGGACGCTCGGTCGCCTCCGCCCGCACCTTCGTCCGCGACACCCTGCAGGGCTGGGGCCTGGGCGACATCGTGGACGACGCCGTGGTGCTCACCAGCGAGCTGGTCACCAACGCCGTCGTGCACGCCGGCACCGCCGCCGAGGTCAGCTGCGTCCGCGCCGACGACGGCGTCCGGGTGGAGGTCGCCGACCGGTACCCGGAGCGCGAACTGCCGGTGGAGAACGCCGGGCGCAACTACGGCTCGCCGGACCGCGAGGGCGGCCGGGGCCTGCTGCTGTGCGCCGCCCTCGCCTCCCGCTGGGGCGTGGAGTACAGCGCGGCCCGCAAGCGCGTGTGGTTCCAGCTCGACTTCCCCGACCGCCCGGCCGGCACCCGCTCGGCGGGCCCGGCCCTGCCGCCCGAGGCGCTGCCGGTCACCGACGCCCGGGTGCGCGTGGCGGTGGTCCAGATCGACCACACCGCCGCGGTCAGCTCCTGGAACGACGACGCCCGGGCCCTGTTCGGCCATGCTCCCGAGCAGGTCGTCGGCAAGCCGCTGACCGACCTGGCGGCCTGGCCGCACACCCCCGGCACCGGGACCGGGATCGCCGAGGCGCTCCAGCTCTCCCGCTGGGAGGGCAGCTACGGCATCCGCGGCGCGGACGGCCGCATCATCCCCGTCTACGCCTCCCACCTGCGGGTACGGAACGCCGACGGCGAGCCGTCCACGGTCTGCCTGCTGGTCCGCGACCACGAGCGCGCGGTGCTGCAGAGCCCGGTGCGCGGCCCGGCCGCCGGCGACGGCACCGGCCCGGCGGACCGCGGCAGCCCCGCCGACGCCTTCGAGGTCTTCATCGGCTCCCCGGCCCCCGACGACCTCGACGGACTGCTGCAGCGGACCGTGGAGCGCGCCCGCGACATGCTCGACGGCGACGCCGCCTACCTGCTGCTGGCCACCGACGACGAGACCGAGCTGGAGGTGCGTGCCTCCACCGGGCTGCCCTCGGCCCGCCAGCGCTTCGCCCGGGTGCCGGTGGAGGCCGGCTCGGGCCGCTACGGGTCGGCGCGGATGCCCGCGGTGCACGAGGACCTCACGGTGGTGCCCGGCGCGGTGCCGCTGCTGGCCAACACCGGGATGCGCTCGGTGGTGACGGTCCCGCTGAAGGTCGAGGGCCGGCTGACCGGTTCGATCGGCGTCGCCGCCGAGGCGCCCGGCCGTTACACCAACGAGGAGGCGCTGCGGCTGCAGTTCGCCGCCGACCGGATCGCGCTGGCGGTGGAGTCGGCGCGGCTGACCGAGCTGGAGCGGCTGCGCCGCGGCTCCCTGTCGTTCCTGGTCGAGGCCTCCGACCTGCTGGCCGGCACGCTCGACCGCGACCAGACGCTGGCGCTGATGGCCCAGATGACCGTGCCGACCCTGGCCACCTGGTGCGCGGTGTACACCATCGCCGACCCCTCCTCGGACCCGGAGCTGAGCTATGTGCTGCACGAGGACGAGGACCGGATCGACGGACTGAAGGCGCTGCTGGCGAAGGTGCCCCCGCCCGAGCCGGTGCTCGCGCCGGGCGCCCGGGTCTGGTCGGCGCCGGCGGAGGCGGCGAACGCCGCGGCGCTGCGGACCACGCTGCGCAGCCTCAACCTCGGTGACTCCGCCCGCCCTTCGTCCGGGCCGGGGGCCACGCTGGCCACCGCCGCCGCGGTCGGCGGCGAGACGGTGGTCCTGCCGCTGGTGGCCCGCAACCGGGCGATCGGCATGCTGACCCTGGGCAAGCCGACCGACGAGCACTTCCGCCAGGAGATCCTGGAACTGGCCGAGGACCTGTCGCGCCGGGCCGCCCTGGCGCTGGACAACGCCCGGCTGTACTCGGAGCGCACCGCCATCAGCCAGTCGCTGCAGCGCAGTCTGCTGCCGCCGGAGCTGCCCGAGGTGCCCGGCGTCGAGGTCGAGGTGATCTACCGGGCGGCCGGTGAGGGCAACGAGGTCGGCGGCGACTTCTACGACGTCTTCCCCATCCGGGACGGCGCGTACGGCTTCGCCATCGGCGATGTGTGCGGCACCGGCCCGGAGGCCGCGGCGGTCACCGGCCTGGCCCGGCACGCGCTGCGCCTGCTGGCCCGGGAGGGGTTCGGCGGCCCGGCCGTGCTGGAGCGGCTCAACGCCGCCATCCTCGACGAGGGCGCCCGCAGCCGGTTCCTGACCCTCCTCTACGGGGAGCTGTGGCCGCAGCCGGACGGCAGCGCCCGGCTGAAGGTGGTCTGCGCCGGGCATCCGCTGCCGCTCCGGCTGCGGCCGGACGGCCGGGTCGAGCCCGCCGCCGAACCGCAGCCGCTGCTCGGGGTGATGGACGACCTGGAGCTGTACGAGGAGAGCGTGACGCTCGATCCGGGTGACGTCCTGCTGTGCGTCACCGACGGGGTCACCGAGCGCCGCGAGGGATCCCGGATGCTCGGGGACGACGGGCTGGCGGACGTTCTCACCACCTGCACCGGGCTGACCGCCGGCGCGGTGGCGGCCCGGGTGCTGAGGGCGGTGGAGCGGTTCGCCGCCGCCCCGCCGTCGGACGACATGGCGATCCTGGCGATGCGCGTGCCCGAGCCGCGGACCGCTCCCGACCAGCCGCCGGCCCGGAACTGA
- a CDS encoding HAMP domain-containing protein, producing MESGAAARGKGTRAKGGQSRVRRGGTIEVETAGLNRLLEVMTAMRDGNFRKRLTVSGDGVMAEIAEVYNEIAERNLQLTGELARVRRVVGREGKLTERLDAGPCEGAWAAAIDASNALVDDLVRPVSEVGRVLTAVAEGDLDQRMDLRAQGPDGTAPHPLRGEFLRVGRTVNGLVDQLSAFTDEVTRVAREVGTEGKLGGQARVRGMSGSWKDLTDSVNTMASRLTAQVRDIAHVTTAVAKGDLSRKVTVHVDGEMLELKNTVNTMVDQLSSFASEVTRVAREVGTEGELGGQAQVPGVAGVWKDLTDSVNLMASNLTAQVRGIAQVTTAVASGDLSQKVTVSARGEMAQLAETINTMTETLRTFADEVTRVASEVGAEGLLGGQAQVPGAAGTWKDLTDSVNTAFRNLTAQVRDIAQVTTAVANGDLSQKVTVDVAGEMLELKNTVNTMVDQLQSFGSEVTRVAREIGVEGELGGQAQVPGAAGTWKDLTDSVNTAFRNLTGQVRNIAQVTTAVANGDLTQKVTVDVSGEMLQLKNTVNTMVDQLSSFADQVTRMARDVGTEGRLGGQAKVDGVSGTWKDLTDSVNFMAGNLTSQVRNIAQVTTAVARGDLSQKIEVDARGEILELKNTINTMVDQLSDFAEQVTRVAREVGTDGRLGGQARVPGVAGVWRDLTDSVNGMASNLTAQVRNIAQVATAVARGDLSQKIDVDARGEILELRNTLNTMVDQLSSFAEQVTRVARQVGTEGILGGQAEVQGVSGTWKDLTQSVNFMAANLTSQVRNIAEVTTAVAKGDLSKKITVDAKGEILELVTTVNTMVDQLSDFAEQVTRVAREVGTEGQLGGQARVPGVTGIWKDLTSNVNLMANNLTNQVRNISHVATAVANGDLTKKVTVEARGEVAQLADTVNTMVTTLSSFADEVTRVAREVGTEGILGGQARVPGVSGTWKDLTESVNSMANNLTGQVRNIAMVTTAIANGDLTKKIDIDARGEILELKTTINTMVDQLSSFAEEVTRVAREVGTEGQLGGQARVRDVAGTWQDLTESVNEMAGNLTRQVRAIAEVATAVTRGDLNLRIDVDARGEILKLQDNINTMIANLRETTLANKEQDWLKGNLARISGLMQGRRELEDVAGLIMSELTPVVSAQHGAFFLAVPAAEGETAGADGVDDDTYELRLIGSYGYAMGSMPTSFRPGETLIGTAAKEKRTILMENVPPGYLKIASGLGEATPAHVIVLPVLFEGKVLGVIELASFQPFAQIQKDFLNQIAEMIGTSVNTISVNTKTEELLKQSQELTEQLRERSAELENRQKALQASNAELEEKSERLARQNRDIEVKNTEIEEARQVLEERAEQLAVSMRYKSEFLANMSHELRTPLNSLLILAKLLADNADGNLSPKQVEFAETIHGAGSDLLQLINDILDLSKVEAGKMDVSPTRIALVQLVDYVEATFRPLTAEKGLDFSVRVSPELPATLHTDEQRLLQVLRNLLSNAVKFTDSGAVELVIRPAGPDVPDAIREQLLEAGALRDADAEMIAFSVTDTGIGIAASKMRVIFEAFKQADGTTSRKYGGTGLGLSISREIARLLGGEIHADSEVGRGSTFTLYLPLHPSELPPHGYPQQAPGGGAGMALPPAAEEPAEEVPAVAEEPPAGPAAPARQSGAAGLSRRRQRAARAGQDAGRAAGQAPEPWLVGGQDLVAPDPGTGFHGEKVLIVDDDIRNVFALTSVLEQHGLQVLYAENGREGIEVLEQHDDVVLVLMDIMMPEMDGYATTAAIRRMPQFAGLPIIALTAKAMKGDREKSIEAGASDYVTKPVDTDHLLTVMEQWMRGE from the coding sequence GTGGAGTCTGGCGCAGCGGCGCGGGGCAAGGGCACGCGCGCGAAAGGCGGACAGTCCCGGGTCAGGCGCGGCGGGACGATCGAGGTGGAGACGGCCGGCCTGAACCGTCTGCTGGAGGTCATGACGGCGATGCGGGACGGCAACTTCCGCAAGCGCCTCACCGTCTCCGGCGACGGCGTGATGGCCGAGATCGCCGAGGTGTACAACGAGATCGCGGAGCGTAATCTCCAGCTCACCGGGGAGCTGGCCCGGGTGCGGCGGGTGGTGGGCCGCGAGGGCAAGCTCACCGAGCGGCTGGACGCCGGTCCCTGCGAGGGCGCCTGGGCGGCGGCGATCGACGCCTCCAACGCGCTCGTGGACGACCTGGTGCGGCCTGTGTCGGAGGTGGGCCGGGTGCTCACCGCCGTCGCCGAGGGCGACCTGGACCAGCGGATGGACCTGCGGGCGCAGGGGCCGGACGGCACCGCGCCGCATCCGCTGCGCGGGGAGTTCCTGCGGGTGGGGCGGACCGTCAACGGGCTGGTGGACCAGTTGTCGGCGTTCACCGACGAGGTGACCCGGGTGGCCCGCGAGGTGGGGACCGAGGGGAAGCTCGGCGGCCAGGCCCGGGTGCGGGGCATGTCGGGTTCGTGGAAGGACCTGACGGACTCCGTCAACACGATGGCCTCCCGGCTCACCGCCCAGGTGCGTGACATCGCTCACGTCACCACCGCGGTGGCCAAGGGCGATCTCTCCCGCAAGGTCACGGTGCACGTGGACGGGGAGATGCTGGAGCTGAAGAACACCGTGAACACCATGGTGGACCAGCTCTCCTCGTTCGCCTCCGAGGTGACCCGGGTGGCGCGGGAGGTGGGGACCGAGGGCGAGCTGGGCGGCCAGGCGCAGGTGCCCGGGGTGGCCGGCGTCTGGAAGGACCTGACCGACTCGGTCAACCTGATGGCCAGCAACCTCACCGCCCAGGTGCGCGGGATCGCGCAGGTGACCACGGCGGTGGCCAGCGGTGACCTGTCGCAGAAGGTGACGGTGAGCGCGCGCGGCGAGATGGCGCAGCTCGCCGAGACGATCAACACCATGACCGAGACGCTGCGCACCTTCGCCGACGAGGTGACGCGCGTCGCCAGCGAAGTGGGCGCCGAGGGGCTGCTGGGCGGTCAGGCGCAGGTGCCGGGGGCGGCGGGGACGTGGAAGGACCTCACCGATTCGGTGAACACCGCGTTCCGCAACCTCACCGCGCAGGTGCGGGACATCGCGCAGGTGACCACGGCGGTGGCCAACGGCGACCTGTCGCAGAAGGTCACCGTCGACGTGGCCGGGGAGATGCTGGAGCTGAAGAACACCGTCAACACGATGGTGGACCAGCTCCAGTCCTTCGGTTCCGAGGTGACCCGGGTGGCGCGGGAGATCGGCGTCGAGGGCGAGCTGGGCGGTCAGGCGCAGGTGCCGGGGGCGGCGGGGACGTGGAAGGACCTCACCGACTCGGTGAACACCGCCTTCCGCAACCTCACCGGCCAGGTCCGCAACATCGCCCAGGTGACCACGGCGGTGGCCAACGGCGACCTGACGCAGAAGGTCACCGTCGACGTCTCCGGCGAGATGCTCCAGCTGAAGAACACCGTGAACACCATGGTGGACCAGCTGTCGTCGTTCGCCGACCAGGTGACCCGGATGGCCCGGGACGTGGGCACCGAGGGCCGGCTGGGCGGTCAGGCCAAGGTGGACGGGGTCTCCGGCACCTGGAAGGACCTCACCGACTCGGTGAACTTCATGGCCGGGAACCTCACCTCGCAGGTCCGCAACATCGCCCAGGTGACCACGGCGGTGGCGCGCGGCGACCTGTCGCAGAAGATCGAGGTGGACGCCCGGGGCGAGATCCTGGAGCTGAAGAACACCATCAACACGATGGTGGACCAGCTGTCGGACTTCGCCGAGCAGGTGACCCGGGTGGCCCGCGAGGTGGGCACCGACGGGCGGCTGGGCGGTCAGGCCCGGGTGCCGGGCGTGGCCGGGGTGTGGCGGGACCTGACGGACTCGGTGAACGGCATGGCCAGCAACCTCACCGCCCAGGTCCGCAACATCGCCCAGGTCGCCACGGCGGTGGCGCGCGGCGACCTGTCGCAGAAGATCGACGTGGACGCCCGGGGCGAGATCCTGGAGCTGCGGAACACCCTGAACACCATGGTCGACCAGCTCTCGTCGTTCGCCGAGCAGGTCACCCGGGTGGCCCGGCAGGTGGGCACCGAGGGCATCCTCGGCGGCCAGGCGGAGGTGCAGGGCGTCTCCGGCACATGGAAGGACCTGACCCAGTCGGTCAACTTCATGGCGGCCAACCTGACCTCCCAGGTGCGCAACATCGCGGAGGTGACCACGGCGGTCGCCAAGGGCGACCTGTCGAAGAAGATCACCGTGGACGCCAAGGGGGAGATCCTGGAGCTGGTCACCACCGTGAACACGATGGTGGACCAGCTGTCGGACTTCGCCGAGCAGGTGACCCGGGTGGCCCGCGAGGTGGGCACCGAGGGCCAGCTGGGCGGTCAGGCGCGGGTGCCGGGCGTCACCGGCATCTGGAAGGACCTGACCAGCAATGTGAACCTGATGGCGAACAACCTCACCAACCAGGTGCGCAACATCTCCCACGTGGCCACGGCGGTGGCCAACGGCGACCTGACCAAGAAGGTGACCGTGGAGGCGCGCGGTGAGGTGGCGCAGCTCGCCGACACCGTCAACACCATGGTGACCACGCTGTCGTCGTTCGCGGACGAGGTGACCCGGGTGGCCCGCGAGGTGGGCACCGAGGGCATCCTCGGCGGCCAGGCGCGGGTGCCGGGGGTGTCCGGGACGTGGAAGGACCTGACCGAGTCCGTCAACTCGATGGCGAACAACCTCACCGGCCAGGTGCGCAACATCGCGATGGTCACCACCGCGATCGCCAACGGTGACCTCACCAAGAAGATCGACATCGACGCCCGGGGCGAGATCCTGGAGCTGAAGACCACCATCAACACCATGGTGGACCAGCTGTCCTCGTTCGCCGAGGAGGTCACCCGGGTGGCCCGTGAGGTGGGCACCGAGGGGCAGCTGGGCGGTCAGGCGCGGGTGCGGGACGTGGCCGGCACCTGGCAGGACCTGACCGAATCGGTGAACGAGATGGCCGGGAACCTCACCCGGCAGGTGCGGGCCATCGCCGAGGTGGCCACCGCGGTCACCCGCGGCGACCTCAACCTGCGGATCGACGTGGACGCCCGGGGCGAGATCCTCAAGCTCCAGGACAACATCAACACGATGATCGCCAACCTGCGGGAGACCACGCTCGCCAACAAGGAGCAGGACTGGCTCAAGGGCAACCTCGCCCGGATCTCCGGCCTGATGCAGGGCCGGCGGGAGCTGGAGGACGTGGCCGGGCTGATCATGAGCGAGCTGACCCCGGTGGTCTCCGCCCAGCACGGCGCGTTCTTCCTCGCGGTGCCCGCCGCCGAGGGGGAGACGGCTGGCGCGGACGGTGTGGACGACGACACCTACGAGCTGAGGCTCATCGGCAGCTACGGCTACGCGATGGGCTCGATGCCCACCTCGTTCCGGCCCGGTGAGACGCTGATCGGCACCGCGGCGAAGGAGAAGCGCACCATCCTGATGGAGAACGTGCCGCCGGGCTACCTGAAGATCGCCTCCGGGCTCGGCGAGGCGACCCCGGCGCACGTGATCGTGCTGCCGGTGCTCTTCGAGGGCAAGGTCCTCGGCGTCATCGAGCTGGCCTCCTTCCAGCCCTTCGCGCAGATCCAGAAGGACTTCCTCAACCAGATCGCCGAGATGATCGGCACCAGCGTCAACACCATCAGCGTCAACACCAAGACCGAGGAGCTGCTCAAGCAGTCCCAGGAGCTGACCGAGCAGCTGCGGGAGCGCTCGGCGGAGCTGGAGAACCGGCAGAAGGCGCTGCAGGCGTCCAACGCCGAGCTGGAGGAGAAGTCGGAGCGGCTGGCCCGGCAGAACCGGGACATCGAGGTGAAGAACACCGAGATCGAGGAGGCCCGGCAGGTCCTGGAGGAGCGCGCCGAGCAGCTCGCGGTCTCGATGCGCTACAAGTCCGAGTTCCTCGCCAACATGTCGCACGAGCTGCGCACCCCGCTCAACTCGCTGCTGATCCTGGCCAAGCTGCTGGCCGACAACGCCGACGGCAACCTCTCGCCCAAGCAGGTGGAGTTCGCCGAGACCATCCACGGGGCCGGTTCGGACCTGCTCCAGCTGATCAACGACATCCTGGACCTGTCCAAGGTCGAGGCGGGCAAGATGGACGTCAGTCCCACCCGGATCGCCCTGGTGCAGCTGGTGGACTACGTCGAGGCCACCTTCCGGCCGCTGACCGCGGAGAAGGGCCTGGACTTCTCGGTGCGGGTCTCCCCGGAGCTGCCGGCGACCCTGCACACCGACGAGCAGCGGCTGCTGCAGGTGCTGCGCAACCTGCTGTCGAACGCGGTGAAGTTCACCGACTCCGGCGCGGTGGAGCTGGTCATCCGGCCCGCCGGGCCGGACGTGCCGGACGCGATCCGGGAGCAGCTGCTGGAGGCGGGCGCGCTGCGCGACGCGGACGCCGAGATGATCGCGTTCTCGGTGACGGACACCGGCATCGGGATCGCGGCGAGCAAGATGCGGGTGATCTTCGAGGCGTTCAAGCAGGCCGACGGCACCACCAGCCGCAAGTACGGCGGTACCGGCCTGGGTCTGTCCATCAGCCGGGAGATCGCCCGGCTGCTGGGCGGGGAGATCCACGCGGACAGCGAGGTCGGGCGGGGTTCGACCTTCACCCTCTACCTGCCGCTGCATCCCAGCGAGCTGCCGCCGCACGGCTATCCGCAGCAGGCGCCCGGCGGCGGGGCCGGGATGGCGCTGCCGCCGGCCGCCGAGGAGCCGGCCGAGGAGGTCCCGGCGGTGGCGGAGGAGCCGCCCGCCGGGCCGGCGGCCCCGGCCCGGCAGTCCGGTGCCGCCGGGCTGTCCCGGCGGCGGCAGCGGGCCGCACGCGCCGGCCAGGACGCGGGCCGGGCGGCCGGCCAGGCGCCCGAGCCGTGGCTGGTGGGTGGTCAGGACCTGGTGGCCCCGGACCCGGGCACCGGGTTCCACGGGGAGAAGGTGCTGATCGTCGACGACGACATCCGCAACGTCTTCGCGCTCACCAGCGTGCTGGAACAGCACGGTCTGCAGGTGCTCTACGCGGAGAACGGCCGGGAGGGCATCGAGGTCCTGGAGCAGCACGACGACGTGGTGCTGGTCCTGATGGACATCATGATGCCCGAGATGGACGGGTACGCCACCACCGCGGCGATCCGGCGCATGCCGCAGTTCGCCGGGCTGCCGATCATCGCGCTCACCGCCAAGGCGATGAAGGGCGACCGGGAGAAGAGCATCGAGGCGGGGGCGTCGGACTACGTCACCAAGCCTGTCGACACCGATCACCTGCTGACGGTGATGGAGCAGTGGATGCGCGGGGAGTGA
- a CDS encoding response regulator, translated as MVQKAKILLVDDRPENLLALEAILSALDQTLVRASSGEEALKALLTDDFAVILLDVQMPGMDGFETAAHIKRRERTRDIPIIFLTAINHGPHHTFRGYAAGAVDYISKPFDPWVLRAKVSVFVDLYMKNCQLREQAALLRLQLENDQSLAVDGKEPAGLLAELSARLAAVEEQAEALSKQLNESADAAVVATAAHLERKLTGLRRALDALEPGTGGGPPPAQG; from the coding sequence ATGGTGCAGAAGGCCAAGATCCTCCTGGTCGATGACCGGCCGGAGAATCTGCTGGCGCTGGAGGCCATCCTCTCCGCGCTCGATCAGACCCTGGTACGGGCATCGTCAGGGGAGGAAGCGCTCAAGGCGCTGCTGACGGATGACTTCGCGGTCATCCTGCTGGACGTCCAGATGCCGGGCATGGACGGCTTCGAGACCGCGGCGCACATCAAGCGGCGGGAGCGCACCCGGGACATCCCGATCATCTTCCTCACCGCGATCAACCACGGGCCGCACCACACCTTCCGGGGTTACGCGGCCGGCGCGGTGGACTACATCTCCAAGCCGTTCGACCCGTGGGTGCTGCGCGCCAAGGTGTCGGTCTTCGTCGATCTGTACATGAAGAACTGTCAGCTGCGGGAGCAGGCCGCGCTGCTGAGGCTGCAGCTGGAGAACGACCAGTCGCTCGCCGTGGACGGCAAGGAGCCGGCCGGTCTGCTGGCGGAGCTGTCGGCCCGGCTGGCCGCCGTGGAGGAGCAGGCGGAGGCGCTGTCCAAGCAGCTCAACGAGTCCGCGGACGCGGCGGTGGTGGCCACCGCCGCCCATCTGGAGCGGAAGCTGACCGGGCTGCGGCGGGCGCTGGACGCGCTGGAGCCGGGCACCGGCGGCGGCCCGCCGCCCGCCCAGGGCTGA